The proteins below are encoded in one region of Neisseria macacae ATCC 33926:
- the apaG gene encoding Co2+/Mg2+ efflux protein ApaG codes for MNEIEINVQPRYVAGQSDVYRDRYAFNYVITICNRSNDVITLRQRFWEITDGHGATEPVGHSGLIEEQPVLYPGEAYEYNSGSQLCTPWGSIEGAYEFEDSIGERFIVGVPKLEFKAGFTLQ; via the coding sequence ATGAACGAAATCGAAATCAATGTTCAACCACGCTACGTTGCGGGTCAAAGCGATGTTTATCGCGACCGCTATGCCTTCAACTATGTGATTACCATCTGCAACCGCAGCAACGATGTCATCACGCTGCGCCAGCGTTTCTGGGAAATCACCGACGGACACGGCGCGACCGAGCCGGTAGGCCATTCCGGTCTGATTGAAGAACAGCCGGTACTCTATCCGGGCGAGGCTTATGAGTACAACAGCGGCTCCCAACTCTGCACCCCATGGGGCAGCATCGAAGGCGCATACGAGTTTGAAGACAGCATCGGCGAACGCTTTATCGTCGGCGTACCGAAGCTGGAATTCAAAGCAGGCTTCACCCTGCAATAA
- a CDS encoding DUF421 domain-containing protein has protein sequence MEAYSLLALKLLMGILGLVLQINLLGKGNLAPTSAMDQVQNYVLGGIIGGVIYSDSVGLLQFFLVMVLWTLLVLSLKFIKNNNRWVKSIIDGKSVWVIVNGEIQTEECMKNGISAHDLMFKLRAAGIYEIAAVKRAVMEQNGQLTVIQYGDESLRYPLITDGQIDHDILEIIKRDDEWLKQELDRLHLDVSKVYIGEYIDGKLVAHPYPS, from the coding sequence ATGGAAGCATACTCCCTCCTTGCCCTCAAACTTCTCATGGGCATTTTAGGCTTGGTTTTGCAAATCAACCTTTTAGGTAAAGGCAACCTCGCCCCCACCTCCGCCATGGACCAAGTGCAAAACTATGTTCTCGGCGGCATCATCGGCGGCGTGATTTACAGCGACAGCGTCGGGCTTTTACAGTTTTTCCTCGTGATGGTTTTGTGGACGCTTTTGGTATTGAGCCTCAAGTTCATCAAAAACAACAACCGCTGGGTCAAATCCATCATTGACGGGAAGTCCGTCTGGGTCATCGTCAACGGCGAAATCCAAACCGAAGAATGTATGAAAAACGGCATCAGCGCACACGACCTGATGTTTAAGCTCCGTGCCGCCGGCATCTACGAAATCGCCGCCGTCAAACGCGCCGTCATGGAACAAAACGGTCAGCTCACCGTCATCCAATACGGCGACGAAAGCCTGCGTTACCCCCTGATTACCGATGGGCAAATCGACCACGACATCTTGGAAATCATCAAACGCGACGACGAGTGGCTGAAACAGGAGCTTGACCGCCTCCATCTTGATGTCTCGAAAGTCTATATCGGCGAATACATCGACGGGAAATTGGTGGCACACCCTTATCCTTCTTAA
- the thiL gene encoding thiamine-phosphate kinase codes for MTEFDFIRQYLQKQKSSGLILGIGDDAAIIRPSHGFDLCFSADMLLKDRHFFSDTAPEDLAWKMLAVNISDMAAMGATPKWVLLSAGLPELDENWLKRFCDSFFSLAQRFGITLIGGDTTKGDLVFNVTIIGELPQGQALRRDTAKDGDDIWVSGQIGSAAAALNCRLNTHTLPPDLFDRCHDRLLRPEPRVELGQALLPIAHAAQDISDGLAQDLGHILTASSVGAEISANALPVLEELKNVLPHESWLSCALAGGDDYELVFTAPECRRSEIQKAAEQCGVAVTPIGKINNTGRLKIIDSNGGELKLTSLGFDHFG; via the coding sequence ATGACGGAATTTGACTTTATCAGACAATATTTGCAAAAACAGAAAAGCAGCGGTTTGATTTTGGGCATTGGCGACGATGCCGCGATTATCCGCCCAAGTCACGGATTTGATTTATGTTTTAGCGCGGACATGCTGTTAAAAGACAGACATTTTTTTTCTGACACCGCTCCGGAAGATTTGGCATGGAAAATGCTAGCTGTCAATATATCCGATATGGCCGCGATGGGCGCAACCCCGAAATGGGTGTTATTGAGTGCCGGATTACCCGAATTGGACGAAAATTGGCTGAAACGTTTTTGTGACAGCTTTTTCAGTTTGGCGCAGCGCTTCGGCATTACCCTGATCGGCGGCGATACGACCAAAGGCGATTTGGTCTTCAACGTCACCATTATCGGCGAGCTTCCGCAAGGACAAGCCCTACGGCGCGATACCGCGAAAGACGGCGACGATATTTGGGTATCGGGACAAATCGGATCAGCAGCAGCCGCTTTAAACTGCCGCCTGAACACACACACACTACCGCCCGATTTGTTCGACCGCTGCCATGACAGGCTGCTCCGTCCGGAGCCTAGAGTGGAATTGGGACAGGCACTCCTGCCCATTGCCCATGCCGCTCAAGATATTTCGGATGGTCTGGCACAAGACCTCGGTCACATTTTGACCGCGTCATCGGTCGGAGCGGAAATTTCGGCAAATGCGCTGCCGGTTTTAGAAGAATTGAAAAACGTCTTACCGCACGAAAGCTGGCTCTCCTGCGCACTGGCAGGCGGCGATGATTACGAACTGGTTTTCACCGCCCCCGAATGCCGGCGCAGCGAGATTCAGAAAGCAGCCGAACAATGCGGCGTAGCAGTAACGCCCATCGGGAAAATAAATAATACAGGTCGTCTGAAAATAATAGATTCCAATGGCGGCGAATTAAAACTGACTTCATTAGGATTTGATCACTTTGGCTGA
- the ruvC gene encoding crossover junction endodeoxyribonuclease RuvC: MQKSVRILGIDPGSRVTGFGIIDVCGREHFYVASGCIKTPPNAPLAERIAVIARHIREIVQQYRPHQAAVEQVFVNVNPAATLMLGQARGAALAVLVMEDLPVFEYTALQVKQAVVGKGKAAKEQVQHMVVQMLSLSGTPQSDAADGLAIALTHALRNHGLAAQLGKGQMQVKRGRFQ; the protein is encoded by the coding sequence GTGCAAAAAAGCGTCCGCATTTTGGGGATAGACCCCGGCAGTCGGGTGACCGGTTTCGGCATCATCGACGTATGCGGCAGGGAACATTTTTATGTGGCTTCAGGCTGTATCAAAACGCCGCCGAATGCGCCGTTGGCGGAGCGTATCGCCGTGATTGCGCGGCATATCAGGGAGATTGTGCAGCAATACCGCCCGCATCAGGCGGCGGTGGAGCAGGTGTTTGTCAATGTGAATCCGGCGGCTACGCTGATGCTGGGACAGGCGCGCGGGGCGGCATTGGCGGTGTTGGTAATGGAAGATTTGCCTGTGTTTGAATATACGGCGTTGCAGGTCAAGCAGGCGGTGGTTGGGAAGGGCAAAGCGGCGAAAGAGCAGGTGCAGCATATGGTGGTGCAGATGCTGTCGCTGTCGGGTACGCCGCAATCGGACGCCGCCGACGGACTCGCCATCGCGCTGACACACGCTTTGCGCAATCACGGCTTGGCGGCGCAGTTGGGCAAGGGGCAGATGCAGGTGAAGAGGGGGCGTTTCCAATAA
- a CDS encoding DUF488 domain-containing protein: MFTVQRIYAYRPDPEQTAVFIDRLYPRGIRKEVFATALWLKDITPSANLRRWYHENPAEHFDGFVSRYHEELHGDTEQTAIRQLLELERQHGSILLLTAVKDPHHSHVSALEQFLGTSFEYRD, translated from the coding sequence ATGTTTACCGTACAGCGCATTTACGCATACCGGCCCGACCCCGAACAAACCGCAGTCTTTATCGACCGCCTCTATCCGCGGGGCATCCGCAAAGAGGTCTTTGCTACGGCGCTCTGGCTCAAAGACATCACCCCCAGTGCAAACCTGCGCCGCTGGTATCATGAGAATCCGGCTGAACATTTTGACGGTTTCGTCAGCCGTTACCATGAGGAGCTGCACGGCGATACCGAACAAACCGCCATTAGGCAGCTCTTGGAGTTGGAACGGCAACACGGCAGCATTTTACTGCTGACTGCCGTCAAAGACCCGCATCATTCCCATGTTTCTGCCTTAGAGCAGTTTTTGGGGACGTCGTTTGAATATCGCGATTAA
- a CDS encoding phosphatidylglycerophosphatase A family protein, with protein sequence MAEFKPTFDWLKQRPLCLLAFGFGSGLAPVAPGTFGTMAALPIAFLLVLIGIDGWILAFLCVALFMWGIRICNHTEKALGIQDYGGIVWDEMVAMLLILAFAPFKWNWWLAAFILFRLFDSIKPWPIKWFDRHVHGGFGIMLDDIIAAIMTLIVLGIAAWII encoded by the coding sequence TTGGCTGAATTTAAACCTACTTTCGACTGGTTGAAGCAGCGCCCGTTATGCCTGTTGGCATTCGGATTCGGCAGCGGCCTCGCGCCCGTCGCGCCCGGCACATTCGGAACGATGGCGGCGCTGCCGATAGCATTTCTCTTGGTTTTAATCGGTATCGACGGCTGGATTCTGGCTTTTTTGTGTGTCGCCCTGTTTATGTGGGGCATCCGCATTTGCAACCACACCGAAAAAGCACTCGGCATCCAAGACTACGGCGGTATCGTTTGGGACGAAATGGTAGCGATGCTTCTGATTCTGGCTTTTGCGCCGTTTAAATGGAATTGGTGGCTGGCGGCATTTATTCTGTTCCGCCTGTTTGATTCCATCAAACCTTGGCCGATCAAATGGTTTGACCGGCATGTGCACGGCGGATTCGGCATCATGCTGGACGACATCATCGCCGCCATCATGACCTTGATAGTTTTAGGCATTGCCGCCTGGATTATCTGA
- a CDS encoding competence/damage-inducible protein A, with protein sequence MKDQQHLFNLIIIGDEILHGSRQDKHFAFFKSLLESRGLKLNQVQYLPDEPDLLVKQLRRSFSDGLPTFVTGGIGSTPDDHTRQAAAAALDLPVVRHPEAAKFIEAVTLKRGEPLDAPEHAQRLKMADFPAGSELVPNPFNNIAGFSIREHYFFPGFPVMAHPMAEWVLDTYYADRFNQTERGSRSVYVFGQPESRVAPIMEYVERTYPGVRSYSLPSVGWQSADGTAVKPHIEFGIKAEGGACRDLDKAWDEVLQRLKDVGAELKDTPA encoded by the coding sequence ATGAAAGACCAACAGCATTTGTTCAACCTCATCATCATCGGCGACGAAATCCTGCACGGCAGCCGCCAAGACAAGCATTTCGCCTTTTTCAAATCCCTGCTGGAATCGCGCGGACTGAAGCTCAATCAGGTGCAATACCTGCCCGACGAACCTGATTTGCTGGTCAAACAACTGCGCCGCAGCTTTTCAGACGGCCTGCCGACCTTCGTTACCGGCGGCATCGGCTCCACGCCCGACGACCATACCCGCCAAGCTGCCGCCGCTGCTTTGGATTTGCCCGTCGTCCGCCATCCCGAAGCTGCCAAGTTCATCGAAGCCGTTACCCTTAAACGCGGCGAGCCGCTCGACGCCCCCGAACACGCCCAACGCCTGAAAATGGCGGATTTTCCCGCAGGTTCGGAACTTGTGCCCAACCCGTTCAACAACATCGCCGGATTTTCCATCCGCGAACATTATTTCTTCCCCGGCTTCCCCGTGATGGCGCACCCGATGGCGGAATGGGTTTTGGATACTTATTACGCCGACCGCTTCAACCAAACCGAACGCGGCAGCCGCAGCGTGTATGTATTCGGTCAGCCCGAATCGCGCGTCGCGCCGATTATGGAATACGTCGAACGCACCTACCCGGGCGTGCGCTCTTACAGCCTGCCCAGCGTCGGCTGGCAAAGTGCGGACGGAACGGCGGTCAAACCGCATATCGAGTTCGGCATCAAGGCGGAAGGCGGGGCGTGCCGCGATTTGGACAAAGCATGGGACGAAGTATTGCAGCGTTTGAAAGATGTGGGCGCGGAGTTGAAAGATACGCCTGCCTAA
- a CDS encoding GNAT family N-acetyltransferase yields the protein MTDFSSVPVLSFDRVRLEPLTAAHEAGLREAVCDGEVWKLNVTTAPEPDQVADYIRTATQTRLAFAVIDEDTGKIVGSTSLYHIDPTIPRLYIGFTWYALSARRTRINTACKIMLLDYVFDTLNCRCVCWQTDNLNTASQRAIERLGAHQDGILRRHKLRKDGSVRDTVEYSLLREEWPQARAKLLKKAAAYDAS from the coding sequence ATGACTGATTTTTCATCCGTTCCCGTTTTGTCCTTCGACCGCGTCCGTCTCGAACCTTTGACGGCAGCACACGAAGCCGGTTTGCGCGAAGCAGTTTGCGACGGCGAAGTCTGGAAACTGAACGTAACCACCGCACCCGAACCCGACCAAGTGGCGGACTACATCCGCACCGCCACGCAAACCCGCCTCGCCTTTGCCGTCATCGACGAAGACACGGGCAAAATCGTCGGCTCGACTTCGCTTTACCACATCGACCCCACCATCCCCCGCCTCTACATCGGTTTCACATGGTACGCCCTGTCGGCACGGCGCACGCGCATCAATACCGCCTGCAAAATCATGTTACTCGACTACGTCTTCGACACTTTAAACTGCCGCTGCGTCTGCTGGCAGACCGACAACCTCAACACCGCCTCCCAACGCGCCATCGAACGCTTGGGCGCTCACCAAGACGGCATCTTGCGCCGCCACAAATTGCGGAAAGACGGCAGCGTACGCGATACGGTGGAATACAGCCTGCTGCGCGAAGAATGGCCGCAGGCAAGGGCAAAACTGCTCAAAAAAGCGGCAGCTTATGACGCGTCCTGA
- a CDS encoding DUF3290 family protein codes for MKFFTHFYLENHMYFNDYLKYVLIFAALVVLLLAVSQYLRHRMDTKYRDLSIIALLLLILISGIQYLSYSERQNFAADTSRMVGFLNALIENQKVEKHDISVNSTHLYNGMIVGIKNQYYEVHFNQDFSAYTLTPTNLVNNNIELIDKE; via the coding sequence ATGAAATTCTTCACACACTTTTATCTTGAAAACCATATGTATTTCAACGACTACTTGAAATACGTCCTCATTTTCGCCGCGCTCGTCGTCCTCCTGCTCGCCGTATCGCAATACCTGCGCCACCGCATGGATACCAAATACCGCGACCTGAGCATCATTGCCCTGCTGCTGCTCATCCTCATCAGCGGCATCCAATATCTCTCATACAGCGAACGCCAAAACTTTGCCGCCGACACCTCGCGCATGGTGGGTTTTCTCAATGCCTTGATTGAAAACCAAAAAGTGGAAAAGCACGACATCAGCGTCAACAGCACGCACCTATACAACGGCATGATCGTCGGCATCAAAAACCAATACTACGAAGTCCATTTCAATCAAGACTTCTCCGCCTACACCCTGACCCCCACCAATCTGGTCAACAACAACATCGAACTCATCGATAAAGAATAA
- the argG gene encoding argininosuccinate synthase: MSQNNTILQHLPIGQKVGIAFSGGLDTSAALLWMKLKGALPYAYTANLGQPDEDDYNAIPKKAMEYGAENARLIDCRAQLAHEGIAAIQCGAFHVSTGGIAYFNTTPLGRAVTGTMLVSAMKEDDVNIWGDGSTYKGNDIERFYRYGLLTNPALKIYKPWLDQQFIDELGGRHEMSEFLIANGFNYKMSVEKAYSTDSNMLGATHEAKDLEFLNSGIKIVKPIMGVAFWDESVEVKPEEVSVRFEEGVPVALNGKEYADPVELFLEANRIGGHHGLGMSDQIENRIIEAKSRGIYEAPGMALFHIAYERLVTGIHNEDTIEQYRINGLRLGRLLYQGRWFDSQALMLRETAQRWVAKAITGEVTLELRRGNDYSILNTESPNLTYQPERLSMEKVEDAAFTPLDRIGQLTMRNLDITDTRAKLGIYSQSGLLSLGEGSVLPQLGNKK; the protein is encoded by the coding sequence ATGAGCCAAAACAATACTATCCTGCAACACCTCCCCATCGGTCAAAAAGTCGGCATCGCCTTCTCCGGCGGCCTCGATACCTCTGCCGCGCTGTTGTGGATGAAACTCAAAGGCGCGCTGCCTTATGCCTACACTGCCAACCTCGGCCAGCCCGACGAAGACGATTACAACGCCATTCCCAAAAAAGCGATGGAATACGGTGCGGAAAACGCCCGCCTAATCGACTGCCGCGCGCAGTTGGCACATGAAGGCATCGCCGCCATCCAATGCGGCGCGTTCCACGTTTCCACCGGCGGCATCGCCTACTTCAACACCACGCCTCTGGGCCGCGCCGTGACCGGCACCATGCTCGTTTCCGCCATGAAGGAAGACGACGTCAACATTTGGGGCGACGGCAGCACCTACAAAGGCAACGACATCGAGCGTTTCTACCGCTACGGCCTCTTGACCAATCCCGCGCTGAAAATCTACAAACCTTGGCTCGACCAACAATTTATCGACGAACTCGGTGGCCGCCACGAAATGAGCGAATTTCTGATTGCCAACGGCTTCAACTACAAAATGTCGGTTGAGAAAGCCTATTCCACCGATTCCAATATGCTCGGCGCGACGCATGAAGCCAAAGATTTGGAATTCCTCAACAGCGGCATCAAAATCGTCAAACCCATCATGGGCGTTGCCTTCTGGGACGAAAGCGTCGAAGTCAAACCCGAAGAAGTCAGCGTGCGCTTTGAAGAAGGCGTGCCCGTTGCACTGAATGGTAAAGAATACGCCGACCCCGTCGAACTCTTCCTCGAAGCCAACCGCATCGGCGGACACCACGGTTTGGGCATGAGCGACCAAATCGAAAACCGCATCATCGAAGCCAAATCGCGCGGCATCTACGAAGCCCCGGGTATGGCATTGTTCCACATCGCCTACGAACGCTTGGTTACCGGCATCCACAACGAAGACACCATCGAACAATACCGCATCAACGGCTTACGCCTCGGCCGCCTGCTCTACCAAGGCCGCTGGTTCGACAGCCAAGCCCTCATGTTGCGCGAAACCGCCCAACGCTGGGTCGCCAAAGCCATTACCGGCGAAGTCACCCTCGAACTGCGCCGAGGCAACGACTACTCGATTCTGAACACCGAATCGCCCAACCTGACCTACCAACCCGAACGCCTGAGCATGGAAAAAGTCGAAGACGCCGCGTTCACCCCGCTTGACCGCATCGGCCAGCTCACCATGCGCAACCTCGACATCACCGACACCCGCGCCAAACTCGGCATCTACTCGCAAAGCGGTTTGTTGTCGCTGGGCGAAGGTTCGGTATTGCCGCAGTTGGGCAATAAGAAATAA
- a CDS encoding 5-formyltetrahydrofolate cyclo-ligase, giving the protein MRNEEKHALRRELRRARAQMGHKGRLAARQTVNRLLKRYIKKGRKIGVYWPMGSELRLDGFVRAAQKRGAKLYLPYIEPRSRRMWFTPYPADGVKQERKRGRAKLHVPQFSGRKIRVHGLSILLVPIVGMDREGYRLGQAGGYYDATLAAMKYRLQAKTIGVGFDCQLVDTLPREPHDLPLDGFVSESGVLVFKHH; this is encoded by the coding sequence ATGAGGAATGAGGAAAAACACGCCCTGCGCCGAGAATTGCGCCGCGCCCGCGCGCAGATGGGGCATAAAGGACGGTTGGCGGCAAGGCAAACGGTTAACCGCCTGCTCAAGCGTTATATCAAGAAGGGGCGGAAGATCGGCGTGTATTGGCCGATGGGCAGCGAGCTGCGGCTGGACGGCTTTGTGCGTGCGGCACAAAAACGCGGCGCCAAACTCTATCTGCCTTATATCGAACCGCGTTCGCGGCGGATGTGGTTCACGCCCTATCCTGCCGACGGAGTGAAACAAGAACGCAAACGCGGCAGGGCGAAGCTGCATGTGCCGCAATTTTCGGGACGCAAAATCCGCGTACACGGTTTATCGATATTGCTTGTCCCGATTGTCGGCATGGACCGCGAAGGCTACCGCTTGGGGCAGGCTGGCGGCTATTACGACGCGACGCTCGCAGCGATGAAATACCGTTTACAGGCAAAAACCATAGGCGTAGGCTTCGATTGCCAACTGGTTGACACACTACCGCGCGAACCGCACGACCTGCCGCTGGACGGGTTTGTATCGGAGTCGGGCGTGCTGGTGTTCAAACATCATTAA
- a CDS encoding malate:quinone oxidoreductase → MAEATDVVLVGGGIMSATLGVLLKELEPSWEITLIERLEDVALESSNAWNNAGTGHSALCELNYAPLGADGTIDPTRALNIAEQFHISRQFWSSLVEEGKITDNSFIHTVPHMSLVMNTDHCDYLQKRFDAFKSQKLFERMEFSTDRAKIAEWAPLVINGRKEGQPVAANYSAEGTDVDFGSLTRQMVQYLREKGVKTEFNRHVDDIKRESDGAWVLKTSDTRNPDGQLTLRTRFLFLGAGGGALTLLQKSGIPEGKGYGGFPVSGLFFRNSNPETAAQHNAKVYGQASVGAPPMSVPHLDTRNVDGKRHLMFGPYAGFRSNFLKQGSLMDLPLSIHLDNLYPMLRAGWANMPLIKYLLGELRKTKEERFASLLEYYPEANPDDWELITAGQRVQIIKKDSEKGGVLQFGTEIVAHADGSLAALLGASPGASTAVPLMIKLIHQCFPSRISSWEGRLKELVPGFGIKLNDNPQLAEEIISHNAKVLGIHYA, encoded by the coding sequence ATGGCTGAAGCAACAGATGTTGTCTTGGTGGGTGGAGGCATTATGAGCGCGACTTTGGGCGTTTTGCTCAAAGAACTCGAACCGTCTTGGGAAATCACCCTTATCGAACGCTTGGAAGACGTAGCGTTGGAATCGTCAAACGCTTGGAACAATGCCGGCACAGGGCATTCCGCGTTATGCGAACTCAATTACGCCCCGCTCGGCGCAGACGGCACCATCGACCCGACCCGCGCCCTCAATATTGCCGAACAATTCCACATCAGCCGCCAGTTCTGGTCATCGCTTGTCGAAGAAGGCAAAATCACCGACAACTCCTTCATCCATACCGTCCCGCATATGTCGCTGGTCATGAACACCGACCATTGCGACTACCTGCAAAAACGTTTCGACGCCTTCAAATCCCAAAAACTCTTCGAACGGATGGAATTCTCCACCGACCGCGCCAAAATCGCCGAATGGGCGCCGCTGGTCATCAACGGCCGTAAAGAAGGACAACCCGTCGCCGCCAACTACTCCGCCGAAGGCACAGACGTCGATTTCGGCAGCCTGACCCGCCAAATGGTGCAATACCTGCGCGAAAAAGGCGTCAAAACCGAGTTCAACCGCCACGTCGACGACATCAAACGCGAATCCGACGGCGCATGGGTGCTCAAAACCAGCGACACCCGCAACCCTGACGGACAGCTCACCCTCCGCACCCGCTTCCTCTTCCTCGGCGCAGGCGGCGGCGCACTGACCCTGCTGCAAAAATCCGGCATCCCCGAAGGCAAAGGCTACGGCGGTTTCCCCGTTTCCGGTCTGTTCTTCCGCAACAGCAACCCCGAAACCGCCGCGCAACACAACGCCAAAGTGTACGGACAAGCCTCCGTCGGCGCGCCGCCCATGTCCGTCCCGCACCTCGACACCCGCAATGTGGACGGCAAACGCCACCTCATGTTCGGCCCTTACGCAGGTTTCCGCTCCAACTTCCTCAAACAAGGCTCGCTCATGGATTTGCCCCTGTCCATCCACTTGGACAACCTCTACCCCATGCTGCGCGCCGGCTGGGCGAATATGCCCCTGATCAAATACCTCTTGGGCGAATTGCGCAAAACCAAAGAAGAACGCTTCGCCTCCCTGCTGGAATACTACCCCGAAGCAAACCCTGACGACTGGGAACTCATCACCGCAGGACAACGCGTTCAAATCATCAAAAAAGACTCCGAAAAAGGCGGCGTCCTCCAATTCGGTACCGAAATTGTCGCCCACGCCGACGGCTCGCTCGCCGCACTCTTGGGCGCATCCCCCGGCGCATCAACCGCCGTACCTTTGATGATCAAGCTCATCCACCAATGCTTCCCAAGCCGCATTTCCTCATGGGAAGGTCGTCTGAAAGAACTTGTTCCCGGCTTCGGCATCAAGCTCAACGACAACCCGCAGCTTGCCGAAGAAATCATCAGCCACAACGCCAAAGTATTGGGTATTCATTACGCTTGA
- the rpsB gene encoding 30S ribosomal protein S2, translated as MSQITMRQMIEAGVHFGHQTRFWNPKMAQYIFGARNKIHIVNLEKTLPMFQEAQEAVRRLVANKGTVLFVGTKRQAREIIREEATRAGMPFVDHRWLGGMLTNYKTVKQSIKRLEEKTAALENAAEGGFNKKEILEMQRDVEKLERSLGGIKNMKGLPDAIFVIDTGYQKGTLVEAEKLGIPVIAVVDTNNSPDGVKYVIPGNDDSAKAIRLYCRGIADAVLEGKNQALQETVAAAQEAAAE; from the coding sequence ATGTCTCAAATTACTATGCGTCAGATGATTGAAGCCGGCGTTCACTTCGGCCACCAAACCCGTTTCTGGAACCCGAAAATGGCACAATACATTTTCGGTGCGCGCAATAAAATCCACATCGTCAACCTGGAAAAAACCCTGCCGATGTTCCAAGAAGCGCAAGAAGCCGTACGCCGTCTGGTTGCCAACAAAGGCACTGTGCTGTTTGTCGGCACCAAACGCCAAGCGCGTGAAATCATCCGCGAAGAAGCTACCCGCGCCGGTATGCCTTTCGTCGATCACCGTTGGTTGGGCGGCATGCTGACCAACTACAAAACCGTTAAGCAATCCATCAAACGCCTGGAAGAAAAAACCGCCGCTTTGGAAAACGCTGCCGAAGGCGGTTTCAACAAAAAAGAAATTCTGGAAATGCAACGCGACGTTGAAAAACTGGAACGTTCTTTGGGCGGTATCAAAAACATGAAAGGCCTGCCTGACGCGATTTTCGTTATCGACACCGGCTACCAAAAAGGTACTCTGGTCGAGGCTGAAAAACTGGGCATCCCCGTTATCGCCGTAGTCGATACCAACAACAGCCCTGACGGCGTGAAATACGTTATCCCCGGTAACGACGACTCCGCCAAAGCCATCCGCCTGTACTGCCGCGGCATCGCCGACGCAGTTTTGGAAGGCAAAAACCAAGCGCTGCAAGAAACCGTAGCCGCTGCCCAAGAAGCTGCTGCCGAGTAA